One part of the Eptesicus fuscus isolate TK198812 chromosome 2, DD_ASM_mEF_20220401, whole genome shotgun sequence genome encodes these proteins:
- the JAKMIP1 gene encoding janus kinase and microtubule-interacting protein 1 isoform X4 has protein sequence MSKKGRSKGDRPEMEADAVQLANEELRAKLTSIQIEFQQEKSKVGKLRERLQEAKLEREQEQRRHTAYLSALRAKLHEEKTKELQALREALIRQHEQEAARTAKIKEGELQRLQATLNVLRDGAADKVKTALLAEAREEARRSFDGERLRLQQEVLEQKAARKQAEEALSHCVQADKAKAADLRAAYQEHQDEVHRIKRECERDIRRLDQHMDERDVRRFQLKIAELNSVIRKLEDRNTLLADERNELLKRSRETEVQLKPLVEKNKRMSKKNEDLLQSIQRMEEKLKKLTRENVEMLSAQASLKRHTSLTDLSLTRDEQEIEFLRLQVLEQQRVIDDLSLSQVGGWVRLNVRRCVSFQERERLLRPKRHRGKGLKLPKKHVVETFFGFDEESADSETLSETSCNTDRTDRAPATPEEDLDDTTTREEADLRFCQLTREYQALQRAYALLQEQVGGTLDAEREARTREQLQADLLRCQAKIEDLEKLLAERGQGSTWVEDKQLLLRTNQELQEKVHRLEMEERQLKSDMQDARDQNELLEFRVLELEERERRSPAFNLQIASFPENHSSALQLFCHQEGVKDVDVSDLMKKLDILGDNGNLRNEEQVAIIQAGTVLALCEKWLKQIEGTEAALTQKMLDLEKEKDLFSKQKGYLEEELDYRKQALDQAHLKIQELEATLYDALQQEPGQKAGAALSAGQREDLQAAVEKVRRQILRQSREFDSQILRERMELLQQAQQRVRELEGMLEAQRRHLKELEEKFLFLFLFFSLAFILWP, from the exons ATGTCGAAGAAGGGCCGGAGCAAGGGCGACAGGCCCGAGATGGAGGCGGACGCGGTGCAGCTGGCCAACGAGGAGCTGCGGGCCAAGCTGACCAGCATCCAGATCGAGTTCCAGCAGGAGAAGAGCAAG gtgggcaaACTGCGGGAGCGGCTGCAGGAGGCCAAGCTGGAGCGCGAGCAGGAGCAGCGGCGGCACACGGCCTACCTCTCGGCGCTCAGGGCCAAGCTGCACGAGGAGAAGACCAAGGAGCTGCAGGCGCTGCGCGAGGCGCTCATCCGCCAGCACGAGCAGGAGGCGGCGCGCACGGCCAAGATCAAGGAGGGCGAGCTGCAGCGGCTGCAGGCCACGCTGAACGTGCTGCGCGACGGGGCGGCCGACAAGGTGAAGACGGCGCTGCTGGCCGAGGCGCGCGAGGAGGCGCGCAGGAGCTTCGACGGCGAGCGCCTGCGGCTGCAGCAGGAGGTGCTGGAGCAGAAGGCGGCGCGCAAGCAGGCGGAGGAGGCGCTCAGCCACTGCGTGCAGGCCGACAAGGCCAAGGCGGCCGACCTGCGCGCCGCCTACCAGGAGCACCAGGACGAGGTGCACCGCATCAAGCGCGAGTGCGAGCGCGACATCCGCAGGCTG GATCAGCACATGGATGAGCGAGATGTGAGGCGCTTTCAACTGAAAATTGCGGAGCTGAACTCGGTGATCCGGAAGCTCGAGGACAGAAACACCCTCCTGGCAGACGAGAGGAATGAACTG CTGAAGCGCTCCCGGGAGACGGAGGTGCAGCTGAAGCCGCTGGTGGAGAAGAACAAGAGGATGAGCAAGAAGAACGAGGACCTGCTGCAGAGCATCCAGCGCATGGAGGAGAAGCTCAAGAAGCTCACGAGGGAGAACGTGGAGATG CTGTCGGCGCAGGCGTCTCTGAAGCGCCACACCTCGCTGACCGACCTGAGCCTGACGCGGGACGAGCAGGAGATCGAGTTCCTGCGGCTGCAGGTGCTGGAGCAGCAGCGCGTCATCGACGACCTCTCTCTG AGCCAGGTTGGTGGGTGGGTGAGGCTGAACGTGCGACGCTGTGTCTCCTTCCAGGAGAGGGAACGGCTCTTGCGCCCCAAGAGGCATCGTGGGAAAGGCCTGAAGCTGCCCAAG AAGCATGTTGTGGAGACGTTTTTTGGATTTGATGAGGAGTCGGCGGACTCGGAAACCTTGTCGGAGACGTCCTGCAACACAGACAGGACGGACAGGGCCCCGGCCACGCCCGAAGAGGACCTGGACGAC ACGACCACCAGGGAGGAGGCCGACCTGCGGTTCTGCCAGCTGACCAGGGAGTACCAGGCCCTGCAGCGCGCCTACGCCCTCCTCCAGGAGCAGGTGGGGGGCACGCTGGACGCCGAGCGGGAGGCCCGG ACCCGGGAGCAGCTGCAAGCCGATCTGCTGAGGTGTCAGGCCAAAATCGAGGACTTGGAGAAGTTGCTGGCCGAGAGGGGTCAG GGCTCCACGTGGGTGGAGGACAAGCAGCTGCTCCTGAGGACCAACCAGGAGCTGCAGGAGAAG GTTCACCGGCTGGAGATGGAAGAGCGCCAGCTGAAGAGCGACATGCAGGACGCGCGGGACCAGAACGAGCTGCTCGAGTTCAGGGTGCTAGAGCTCGAA GAGAGAGAGCGGAGGTCGCCCGCGTTTAACCTCCAAATCGCCAGCTTCCCCGAGAACCACAGCAGCGCCCTCCAGCTGTTCTGCCACCAGGAAGGAGTTAAG GACGTGGATGTTTCCGACCTTATGAAGAAGTTAGATATCCTTGGCGATAACGGG AATCTGAGAAACGAAGAGCAGGTGGCCATCATCCAGGCCGGGACTGTGCTGGCGCTGTGTGAGAAG TGGCTGAAGCAGATCGAGGGCACCGAGGCGGCCCTGACCCAGAAGATGCTGGACCTGGAGAAGGAAAAG GACCTGTTCAGCAAGCAGAAGGGCTacctggaggaggagctggactACAGGAAGCAGGCCCTGGACCAGGCCCACCTG AAAATCCAGGAGCTGGAGGCCACGCTGTACGACGCGCTGCAGCAGGAGCCGGGCCAGAAGGCCGGCGCGGCGCTGAGCGCGGGCCAGCGGGAGGACCTGCAGGCCGCCGTGGAGAAGGTGCGCAGGCAGATCCTGAGGCAGAGCCGCGAGTTCGACAGCCAGATCCTGCGGGAGCGCATGGAGCTGCTGCAGCAGGCCCAGCAG
- the JAKMIP1 gene encoding janus kinase and microtubule-interacting protein 1 isoform X5: MSKKGRSKGDRPEMEADAVQLANEELRAKLTSIQIEFQQEKSKVGKLRERLQEAKLEREQEQRRHTAYLSALRAKLHEEKTKELQALREALIRQHEQEAARTAKIKEGELQRLQATLNVLRDGAADKVKTALLAEAREEARRSFDGERLRLQQEVLEQKAARKQAEEALSHCVQADKAKAADLRAAYQEHQDEVHRIKRECERDIRRLHMDERDVRRFQLKIAELNSVIRKLEDRNTLLADERNELLKRSRETEVQLKPLVEKNKRMSKKNEDLLQSIQRMEEKLKKLTRENVEMLSAQASLKRHTSLTDLSLTRDEQEIEFLRLQVLEQQRVIDDLSLSQVGGWVRLNVRRCVSFQERERLLRPKRHRGKGLKLPKKHVVETFFGFDEESADSETLSETSCNTDRTDRAPATPEEDLDDTTTREEADLRFCQLTREYQALQRAYALLQEQVGGTLDAEREARTREQLQADLLRCQAKIEDLEKLLAERGQGSTWVEDKQLLLRTNQELQEKVHRLEMEERQLKSDMQDARDQNELLEFRVLELEERERRSPAFNLQIASFPENHSSALQLFCHQEGVKDVDVSDLMKKLDILGDNGNLRNEEQVAIIQAGTVLALCEKWLKQIEGTEAALTQKMLDLEKEKDLFSKQKGYLEEELDYRKQALDQAHLKIQELEATLYDALQQEPGQKAGAALSAGQREDLQAAVEKVRRQILRQSREFDSQILRERMELLQQAQQRVRELEGMLEAQRRHLKELEEKFLFLFLFFSLAFILWP, encoded by the exons ATGTCGAAGAAGGGCCGGAGCAAGGGCGACAGGCCCGAGATGGAGGCGGACGCGGTGCAGCTGGCCAACGAGGAGCTGCGGGCCAAGCTGACCAGCATCCAGATCGAGTTCCAGCAGGAGAAGAGCAAG gtgggcaaACTGCGGGAGCGGCTGCAGGAGGCCAAGCTGGAGCGCGAGCAGGAGCAGCGGCGGCACACGGCCTACCTCTCGGCGCTCAGGGCCAAGCTGCACGAGGAGAAGACCAAGGAGCTGCAGGCGCTGCGCGAGGCGCTCATCCGCCAGCACGAGCAGGAGGCGGCGCGCACGGCCAAGATCAAGGAGGGCGAGCTGCAGCGGCTGCAGGCCACGCTGAACGTGCTGCGCGACGGGGCGGCCGACAAGGTGAAGACGGCGCTGCTGGCCGAGGCGCGCGAGGAGGCGCGCAGGAGCTTCGACGGCGAGCGCCTGCGGCTGCAGCAGGAGGTGCTGGAGCAGAAGGCGGCGCGCAAGCAGGCGGAGGAGGCGCTCAGCCACTGCGTGCAGGCCGACAAGGCCAAGGCGGCCGACCTGCGCGCCGCCTACCAGGAGCACCAGGACGAGGTGCACCGCATCAAGCGCGAGTGCGAGCGCGACATCCGCAGGCTG CACATGGATGAGCGAGATGTGAGGCGCTTTCAACTGAAAATTGCGGAGCTGAACTCGGTGATCCGGAAGCTCGAGGACAGAAACACCCTCCTGGCAGACGAGAGGAATGAACTG CTGAAGCGCTCCCGGGAGACGGAGGTGCAGCTGAAGCCGCTGGTGGAGAAGAACAAGAGGATGAGCAAGAAGAACGAGGACCTGCTGCAGAGCATCCAGCGCATGGAGGAGAAGCTCAAGAAGCTCACGAGGGAGAACGTGGAGATG CTGTCGGCGCAGGCGTCTCTGAAGCGCCACACCTCGCTGACCGACCTGAGCCTGACGCGGGACGAGCAGGAGATCGAGTTCCTGCGGCTGCAGGTGCTGGAGCAGCAGCGCGTCATCGACGACCTCTCTCTG AGCCAGGTTGGTGGGTGGGTGAGGCTGAACGTGCGACGCTGTGTCTCCTTCCAGGAGAGGGAACGGCTCTTGCGCCCCAAGAGGCATCGTGGGAAAGGCCTGAAGCTGCCCAAG AAGCATGTTGTGGAGACGTTTTTTGGATTTGATGAGGAGTCGGCGGACTCGGAAACCTTGTCGGAGACGTCCTGCAACACAGACAGGACGGACAGGGCCCCGGCCACGCCCGAAGAGGACCTGGACGAC ACGACCACCAGGGAGGAGGCCGACCTGCGGTTCTGCCAGCTGACCAGGGAGTACCAGGCCCTGCAGCGCGCCTACGCCCTCCTCCAGGAGCAGGTGGGGGGCACGCTGGACGCCGAGCGGGAGGCCCGG ACCCGGGAGCAGCTGCAAGCCGATCTGCTGAGGTGTCAGGCCAAAATCGAGGACTTGGAGAAGTTGCTGGCCGAGAGGGGTCAG GGCTCCACGTGGGTGGAGGACAAGCAGCTGCTCCTGAGGACCAACCAGGAGCTGCAGGAGAAG GTTCACCGGCTGGAGATGGAAGAGCGCCAGCTGAAGAGCGACATGCAGGACGCGCGGGACCAGAACGAGCTGCTCGAGTTCAGGGTGCTAGAGCTCGAA GAGAGAGAGCGGAGGTCGCCCGCGTTTAACCTCCAAATCGCCAGCTTCCCCGAGAACCACAGCAGCGCCCTCCAGCTGTTCTGCCACCAGGAAGGAGTTAAG GACGTGGATGTTTCCGACCTTATGAAGAAGTTAGATATCCTTGGCGATAACGGG AATCTGAGAAACGAAGAGCAGGTGGCCATCATCCAGGCCGGGACTGTGCTGGCGCTGTGTGAGAAG TGGCTGAAGCAGATCGAGGGCACCGAGGCGGCCCTGACCCAGAAGATGCTGGACCTGGAGAAGGAAAAG GACCTGTTCAGCAAGCAGAAGGGCTacctggaggaggagctggactACAGGAAGCAGGCCCTGGACCAGGCCCACCTG AAAATCCAGGAGCTGGAGGCCACGCTGTACGACGCGCTGCAGCAGGAGCCGGGCCAGAAGGCCGGCGCGGCGCTGAGCGCGGGCCAGCGGGAGGACCTGCAGGCCGCCGTGGAGAAGGTGCGCAGGCAGATCCTGAGGCAGAGCCGCGAGTTCGACAGCCAGATCCTGCGGGAGCGCATGGAGCTGCTGCAGCAGGCCCAGCAG
- the JAKMIP1 gene encoding janus kinase and microtubule-interacting protein 1 isoform X3 — MSKKGRSKGDRPEMEADAVQLANEELRAKLTSIQIEFQQEKSKVGKLRERLQEAKLEREQEQRRHTAYLSALRAKLHEEKTKELQALREALIRQHEQEAARTAKIKEGELQRLQATLNVLRDGAADKVKTALLAEAREEARRSFDGERLRLQQEVLEQKAARKQAEEALSHCVQADKAKAADLRAAYQEHQDEVHRIKRECERDIRRLMDEIKGKDRVILALEKELGVQAGQTQRLLLQKEALDEQLVQVKEAERHHSSPKRELPPGIGDMAELLGAQHMDERDVRRFQLKIAELNSVIRKLEDRNTLLADERNELLKRSRETEVQLKPLVEKNKRMSKKNEDLLQSIQRMEEKLKKLTRENVEMLSAQASLKRHTSLTDLSLTRDEQEIEFLRLQVLEQQRVIDDLSLSQVGGWVRLNVRRCVSFQERERLLRPKRHRGKGLKLPKKHVVETFFGFDEESADSETLSETSCNTDRTDRAPATPEEDLDDTTTREEADLRFCQLTREYQALQRAYALLQEQVGGTLDAEREARTREQLQADLLRCQAKIEDLEKLLAERGQGSTWVEDKQLLLRTNQELQEKVHRLEMEERQLKSDMQDARDQNELLEFRVLELEERERRSPAFNLQIASFPENHSSALQLFCHQEGVKDVDVSDLMKKLDILGDNGNLRNEEQVAIIQAGTVLALCEKWLKQIEGTEAALTQKMLDLEKEKDLFSKQKGYLEEELDYRKQALDQAHLKIQELEATLYDALQQEPGQKAGAALSAGQREDLQAAVEKVRRQILRQSREFDSQILRERMELLQQAQQRVRELEGMLEAQRRHLKELEEKFLFLFLFFSLAFILWP; from the exons ATGTCGAAGAAGGGCCGGAGCAAGGGCGACAGGCCCGAGATGGAGGCGGACGCGGTGCAGCTGGCCAACGAGGAGCTGCGGGCCAAGCTGACCAGCATCCAGATCGAGTTCCAGCAGGAGAAGAGCAAG gtgggcaaACTGCGGGAGCGGCTGCAGGAGGCCAAGCTGGAGCGCGAGCAGGAGCAGCGGCGGCACACGGCCTACCTCTCGGCGCTCAGGGCCAAGCTGCACGAGGAGAAGACCAAGGAGCTGCAGGCGCTGCGCGAGGCGCTCATCCGCCAGCACGAGCAGGAGGCGGCGCGCACGGCCAAGATCAAGGAGGGCGAGCTGCAGCGGCTGCAGGCCACGCTGAACGTGCTGCGCGACGGGGCGGCCGACAAGGTGAAGACGGCGCTGCTGGCCGAGGCGCGCGAGGAGGCGCGCAGGAGCTTCGACGGCGAGCGCCTGCGGCTGCAGCAGGAGGTGCTGGAGCAGAAGGCGGCGCGCAAGCAGGCGGAGGAGGCGCTCAGCCACTGCGTGCAGGCCGACAAGGCCAAGGCGGCCGACCTGCGCGCCGCCTACCAGGAGCACCAGGACGAGGTGCACCGCATCAAGCGCGAGTGCGAGCGCGACATCCGCAGGCTG aTGGATGAGATCAAGGGGAAAGACCGGGTGATCCTGGCCTTGGAGAAGGAGCTGGGCGTGCAGGCCGGCCAGACCCAGCGGCTGCTGCTGCAGAAGGAGGCTTTGGACGAGCAGCTGGTTCAGGTCAAAGAGGCCGAGCGGCACCACAGCAGCCCCAAGAGGGAGCTGCCGCCCGGCATCGGGGACATGGCGGAGCTCCTGGGCGCCCAG CACATGGATGAGCGAGATGTGAGGCGCTTTCAACTGAAAATTGCGGAGCTGAACTCGGTGATCCGGAAGCTCGAGGACAGAAACACCCTCCTGGCAGACGAGAGGAATGAACTG CTGAAGCGCTCCCGGGAGACGGAGGTGCAGCTGAAGCCGCTGGTGGAGAAGAACAAGAGGATGAGCAAGAAGAACGAGGACCTGCTGCAGAGCATCCAGCGCATGGAGGAGAAGCTCAAGAAGCTCACGAGGGAGAACGTGGAGATG CTGTCGGCGCAGGCGTCTCTGAAGCGCCACACCTCGCTGACCGACCTGAGCCTGACGCGGGACGAGCAGGAGATCGAGTTCCTGCGGCTGCAGGTGCTGGAGCAGCAGCGCGTCATCGACGACCTCTCTCTG AGCCAGGTTGGTGGGTGGGTGAGGCTGAACGTGCGACGCTGTGTCTCCTTCCAGGAGAGGGAACGGCTCTTGCGCCCCAAGAGGCATCGTGGGAAAGGCCTGAAGCTGCCCAAG AAGCATGTTGTGGAGACGTTTTTTGGATTTGATGAGGAGTCGGCGGACTCGGAAACCTTGTCGGAGACGTCCTGCAACACAGACAGGACGGACAGGGCCCCGGCCACGCCCGAAGAGGACCTGGACGAC ACGACCACCAGGGAGGAGGCCGACCTGCGGTTCTGCCAGCTGACCAGGGAGTACCAGGCCCTGCAGCGCGCCTACGCCCTCCTCCAGGAGCAGGTGGGGGGCACGCTGGACGCCGAGCGGGAGGCCCGG ACCCGGGAGCAGCTGCAAGCCGATCTGCTGAGGTGTCAGGCCAAAATCGAGGACTTGGAGAAGTTGCTGGCCGAGAGGGGTCAG GGCTCCACGTGGGTGGAGGACAAGCAGCTGCTCCTGAGGACCAACCAGGAGCTGCAGGAGAAG GTTCACCGGCTGGAGATGGAAGAGCGCCAGCTGAAGAGCGACATGCAGGACGCGCGGGACCAGAACGAGCTGCTCGAGTTCAGGGTGCTAGAGCTCGAA GAGAGAGAGCGGAGGTCGCCCGCGTTTAACCTCCAAATCGCCAGCTTCCCCGAGAACCACAGCAGCGCCCTCCAGCTGTTCTGCCACCAGGAAGGAGTTAAG GACGTGGATGTTTCCGACCTTATGAAGAAGTTAGATATCCTTGGCGATAACGGG AATCTGAGAAACGAAGAGCAGGTGGCCATCATCCAGGCCGGGACTGTGCTGGCGCTGTGTGAGAAG TGGCTGAAGCAGATCGAGGGCACCGAGGCGGCCCTGACCCAGAAGATGCTGGACCTGGAGAAGGAAAAG GACCTGTTCAGCAAGCAGAAGGGCTacctggaggaggagctggactACAGGAAGCAGGCCCTGGACCAGGCCCACCTG AAAATCCAGGAGCTGGAGGCCACGCTGTACGACGCGCTGCAGCAGGAGCCGGGCCAGAAGGCCGGCGCGGCGCTGAGCGCGGGCCAGCGGGAGGACCTGCAGGCCGCCGTGGAGAAGGTGCGCAGGCAGATCCTGAGGCAGAGCCGCGAGTTCGACAGCCAGATCCTGCGGGAGCGCATGGAGCTGCTGCAGCAGGCCCAGCAG
- the JAKMIP1 gene encoding janus kinase and microtubule-interacting protein 1 isoform X1, which translates to MSKKGRSKGDRPEMEADAVQLANEELRAKLTSIQIEFQQEKSKVGKLRERLQEAKLEREQEQRRHTAYLSALRAKLHEEKTKELQALREALIRQHEQEAARTAKIKEGELQRLQATLNVLRDGAADKVKTALLAEAREEARRSFDGERLRLQQEVLEQKAARKQAEEALSHCVQADKAKAADLRAAYQEHQDEVHRIKRECERDIRRLMDEIKGKDRVILALEKELGVQAGQTQRLLLQKEALDEQLVQVKEAERHHSSPKRELPPGIGDMAELLGAQDQHMDERDVRRFQLKIAELNSVIRKLEDRNTLLADERNELLKRSRETEVQLKPLVEKNKRMSKKNEDLLQSIQRMEEKLKKLTRENVEMLSAQASLKRHTSLTDLSLTRDEQEIEFLRLQVLEQQRVIDDLSLSQVGGWVRLNVRRCVSFQERERLLRPKRHRGKGLKLPKKHVVETFFGFDEESADSETLSETSCNTDRTDRAPATPEEDLDDTTTREEADLRFCQLTREYQALQRAYALLQEQVGGTLDAEREARTREQLQADLLRCQAKIEDLEKLLAERGQGSTWVEDKQLLLRTNQELQEKVHRLEMEERQLKSDMQDARDQNELLEFRVLELEERERRSPAFNLQIASFPENHSSALQLFCHQEGVKDVDVSDLMKKLDILGDNGNLRNEEQVAIIQAGTVLALCEKWLKQIEGTEAALTQKMLDLEKEKDLFSKQKGYLEEELDYRKQALDQAHLKIQELEATLYDALQQEPGQKAGAALSAGQREDLQAAVEKVRRQILRQSREFDSQILRERMELLQQAQQRVRELEGMLEAQRRHLKELEEKFLFLFLFFSLAFILWP; encoded by the exons ATGTCGAAGAAGGGCCGGAGCAAGGGCGACAGGCCCGAGATGGAGGCGGACGCGGTGCAGCTGGCCAACGAGGAGCTGCGGGCCAAGCTGACCAGCATCCAGATCGAGTTCCAGCAGGAGAAGAGCAAG gtgggcaaACTGCGGGAGCGGCTGCAGGAGGCCAAGCTGGAGCGCGAGCAGGAGCAGCGGCGGCACACGGCCTACCTCTCGGCGCTCAGGGCCAAGCTGCACGAGGAGAAGACCAAGGAGCTGCAGGCGCTGCGCGAGGCGCTCATCCGCCAGCACGAGCAGGAGGCGGCGCGCACGGCCAAGATCAAGGAGGGCGAGCTGCAGCGGCTGCAGGCCACGCTGAACGTGCTGCGCGACGGGGCGGCCGACAAGGTGAAGACGGCGCTGCTGGCCGAGGCGCGCGAGGAGGCGCGCAGGAGCTTCGACGGCGAGCGCCTGCGGCTGCAGCAGGAGGTGCTGGAGCAGAAGGCGGCGCGCAAGCAGGCGGAGGAGGCGCTCAGCCACTGCGTGCAGGCCGACAAGGCCAAGGCGGCCGACCTGCGCGCCGCCTACCAGGAGCACCAGGACGAGGTGCACCGCATCAAGCGCGAGTGCGAGCGCGACATCCGCAGGCTG aTGGATGAGATCAAGGGGAAAGACCGGGTGATCCTGGCCTTGGAGAAGGAGCTGGGCGTGCAGGCCGGCCAGACCCAGCGGCTGCTGCTGCAGAAGGAGGCTTTGGACGAGCAGCTGGTTCAGGTCAAAGAGGCCGAGCGGCACCACAGCAGCCCCAAGAGGGAGCTGCCGCCCGGCATCGGGGACATGGCGGAGCTCCTGGGCGCCCAG GATCAGCACATGGATGAGCGAGATGTGAGGCGCTTTCAACTGAAAATTGCGGAGCTGAACTCGGTGATCCGGAAGCTCGAGGACAGAAACACCCTCCTGGCAGACGAGAGGAATGAACTG CTGAAGCGCTCCCGGGAGACGGAGGTGCAGCTGAAGCCGCTGGTGGAGAAGAACAAGAGGATGAGCAAGAAGAACGAGGACCTGCTGCAGAGCATCCAGCGCATGGAGGAGAAGCTCAAGAAGCTCACGAGGGAGAACGTGGAGATG CTGTCGGCGCAGGCGTCTCTGAAGCGCCACACCTCGCTGACCGACCTGAGCCTGACGCGGGACGAGCAGGAGATCGAGTTCCTGCGGCTGCAGGTGCTGGAGCAGCAGCGCGTCATCGACGACCTCTCTCTG AGCCAGGTTGGTGGGTGGGTGAGGCTGAACGTGCGACGCTGTGTCTCCTTCCAGGAGAGGGAACGGCTCTTGCGCCCCAAGAGGCATCGTGGGAAAGGCCTGAAGCTGCCCAAG AAGCATGTTGTGGAGACGTTTTTTGGATTTGATGAGGAGTCGGCGGACTCGGAAACCTTGTCGGAGACGTCCTGCAACACAGACAGGACGGACAGGGCCCCGGCCACGCCCGAAGAGGACCTGGACGAC ACGACCACCAGGGAGGAGGCCGACCTGCGGTTCTGCCAGCTGACCAGGGAGTACCAGGCCCTGCAGCGCGCCTACGCCCTCCTCCAGGAGCAGGTGGGGGGCACGCTGGACGCCGAGCGGGAGGCCCGG ACCCGGGAGCAGCTGCAAGCCGATCTGCTGAGGTGTCAGGCCAAAATCGAGGACTTGGAGAAGTTGCTGGCCGAGAGGGGTCAG GGCTCCACGTGGGTGGAGGACAAGCAGCTGCTCCTGAGGACCAACCAGGAGCTGCAGGAGAAG GTTCACCGGCTGGAGATGGAAGAGCGCCAGCTGAAGAGCGACATGCAGGACGCGCGGGACCAGAACGAGCTGCTCGAGTTCAGGGTGCTAGAGCTCGAA GAGAGAGAGCGGAGGTCGCCCGCGTTTAACCTCCAAATCGCCAGCTTCCCCGAGAACCACAGCAGCGCCCTCCAGCTGTTCTGCCACCAGGAAGGAGTTAAG GACGTGGATGTTTCCGACCTTATGAAGAAGTTAGATATCCTTGGCGATAACGGG AATCTGAGAAACGAAGAGCAGGTGGCCATCATCCAGGCCGGGACTGTGCTGGCGCTGTGTGAGAAG TGGCTGAAGCAGATCGAGGGCACCGAGGCGGCCCTGACCCAGAAGATGCTGGACCTGGAGAAGGAAAAG GACCTGTTCAGCAAGCAGAAGGGCTacctggaggaggagctggactACAGGAAGCAGGCCCTGGACCAGGCCCACCTG AAAATCCAGGAGCTGGAGGCCACGCTGTACGACGCGCTGCAGCAGGAGCCGGGCCAGAAGGCCGGCGCGGCGCTGAGCGCGGGCCAGCGGGAGGACCTGCAGGCCGCCGTGGAGAAGGTGCGCAGGCAGATCCTGAGGCAGAGCCGCGAGTTCGACAGCCAGATCCTGCGGGAGCGCATGGAGCTGCTGCAGCAGGCCCAGCAG